In Bombus vancouverensis nearcticus chromosome 1, iyBomVanc1_principal, whole genome shotgun sequence, a single genomic region encodes these proteins:
- the LOC143303030 gene encoding uncharacterized protein LOC143303030, translating to MANSSEDSLHAPKPNHNENPTSEVGSVLNTTMQEYATLVSEIVQLLVQKSSAEPINLALPRFNPDIAGADPAAWCTTVNLMMKKNPLRGIKLLSALCLALEGSAAHWLTQVLVNENITWPMVKELFTARFGGKETAASALTKIARERPLKGETLGAFGMRLHFLLSAKWQNLTIIEIVIAIILYILSSRDRRFKQLALTSDIKTKEEFVSAMRAFSYTEKRPTPSSDNPSAGPKAKRHRPSDSRNKCLYCGIFGHKITECRKRIKSEKQKNIRNPEGNRPAALSKVSCFKCHEEGHVAPNCPLLRERNYNSNNERQVDSSVVEAPTGRLSHLVRNNSLIDPNVTVRSSPYRLNEEERGTKAKVVRFNFDDFVLRKTEERNQTKLDPKYKGPFVIAEILEADRYILKILDGKRSYKYSHDRLRKMPDSCVPAELDVCSDDNASDNDDMSTPIPEDY from the exons atggctaattccaGTGAAGATTCATTACACGCCCCTAAACCTAATCATAACGagaacccgacatcagaagtgggatcagtgctgAATACAACAATGCAAGAGTATGCAACCCTCGTAAGCGAGATAGTTCAGTTGCTAGTGCAGAAATCGAGTGCGGAACCCATAAATTTAGCGCTACCACGTTTTAACCCCGATATCGCGGGCGCCGACCCGGCTGCATGGTGCACAACCGTCAACCTGATGATGAAAAAAAATCCTTTACGAGGCATAAAGTTACTTTCTGCCTTATGTCTTGCTCTAGAGGGTTCTGCAGCGCATTGGCTTACGCAAGTACTGGTCAATGAAAACATTACCTGGCCAATGGTCAAGGAACTTTTCACTGCGCGTTTTGGTGGCAAAGAAACAGCAGCCTCGGCGCTAACGAAGATAGCCAGGGAACGACCACTGAAAGGCGAAACCCTGGGAGCTTTCGGTATGCGTCTCCATTTCCTTCTGAGTGCCAAGTGGCAAAACTTAACGATTATCGAAATAGTCATTGCCATCATTCTTTATATACTGAGTTCACGAGATCGACGCTTCAAACAACTAGCACTTACGAGTGATATCAAGACTAAGGAAGAATTTGTAAGTGCAATGAGAGCTTTCTCTTACACGGAGAAGAGGCCGACGCCTTCGTCAGATAATCCATCAGCGGGCCCTAAAGCTAAACGACACAGGCCATCTGACTCCCGGAATAAGTGCCTCTACTGTGGTATCTTTGGACATAAAATAACGGAGTGCCGTAAGAGAATAAAATCCGAGAAACAGAAGAATATACGAAACCCAGAAGGAAATCGACCTGCCGCATTGTCAAAGGTGTCTTGTTTCAAGTGTCATGAGGAGGGTCATGTCGCGCCTAATTGTCCGTTATTGCGGGAAAGAAACTATAATTCCAATAACGAACGTCAAGTCGACTCCAGCGTAGTGGAAGCTCCAACTGGTagattaagtcatctgg ttagaaataaTAGTTTAATTGATCCTAACGTCACCGTACGAAGTAGTCCTTATAGACTTAACGAGGAAGAGAGAGGAActaaagctaaagtagttagatTTAATTTTGATGATTTTGTATTACGCAAAACTGAGGAAAGAAATCAAACTAAATTAGATCCAAAATATAAGGGCCCATTTGTAATTGcagagattttggaagcagataggtatattttaaaaatattagatgGTAAACGATCATATAAATACAGTCATGATAGATTGAGAAAAATGCCAGATAGTTGCgttcctgctgagttggacgtTTGCAGTGATGACAATGCCAGTGACAATGACGATATGAGTACACCGATCCCTGAGGATTATTAG